Within Saccharomycodes ludwigii strain NBRC 1722 chromosome IV, whole genome shotgun sequence, the genomic segment AAAgcaaagttttattttggctCCGAGGggtaaaataatttagtattttttttttttttctttctttattgACGCATTTGCCATCGATTGAGCCGTATGATCATGCCGTATCAAATTTATCTCCATtacaatataatattttagtaATACCCATTTAAAATGGAATTTATCTCTTAAAGAAAACTTGTTCACGTACCTGTCTAGTAAAAGCATTTGATTAAACTACTTATAGACTGGAAGGTTGGTTAACATCGATTTTGCCTTTAGCttattttcttaaaaaaaaaaaaatacaacttTTGTCCTGAAATACACATTGTTATGAGTACAAATTACACATATTTTTTAGCAATATCTTCTAATAATAGCCACgagaataaaaatgatggaAATTAAAGCAATAGACAAAAATATCTCAACAAACAATGGAAACAAAGTCTCTCAAGTTGACAACAACACTCCAACTAATATAAACACAAATTATGATTTGAACCCTGATGACACCAACGATTTCGCTGAATTAGCTACAATTAGAAGCAGCATTCATACTAAAACTTCATTTGTCGTTGAAGAAGTAAAATTTCATTTGTCCCTTTTAacatttgttattttagCATATCACACAAGATATTGGATAGGTAAATTATCAGCATCATATTCCCCAAGTTACGTTTCTTCCGGTACTATTTTATGGAGTAACATTCCAGCATGTTTTTTAATGGGCATTTGTCAAATAATTCATATTGGTGAATTACATATTCCAGTAACTATAGGATATTGTGGTACTTTATCTTCGTATTCTGCAATTATAAACGAACTTTTTGACCATTCCACCTCGACTACCTATTATCCCAATAGAGCATATGGTATTATGGAATTTTTATCTGTTATAGTTGTGGAGTTAACCTCATCTATGGGATCTCTATTAATAGGTACTCGATTTGCCGAGGAATATCTGACaagtaaaaaaatggtttcatttttgaataaatatgTTTATCCAATaacttatatttttggGATCCCTATAACAATTGTAATGATTGTATTAAGTGGGGTTTACTCTAATTTTTCCAGAGAATTTTTGGTTGGTAGTCTTTTCAGTATATTTGGAGTATATTtaagattttatttatccaaGATAAATCCAAAGTTTACCATTCCATGGGGCACTTTTATAGCAAACCAGGTTGCCAGCCTAATAGTTGCTGTCTTGGATCTGGTGTTAACATCTCGCAAAAACATAGTTCAGTCTAAAAATGGACGTCGTGTTTTAAAAGGGCTTTCTAGTGGATTTTGTAGTGGATTGAGTACAATGAGTACTTTTATGGCTGAGGggaga encodes:
- a CDS encoding FluC/FEX family fluoride channel (similar to Saccharomyces cerevisiae YOR390W | FEX1 | protein involved in fluoride export), producing the protein MMEIKAIDKNISTNNGNKVSQVDNNTPTNINTNYDLNPDDTNDFAELATIRSSIHTKTSFVVEEVKFHLSLLTFVILAYHTRYWIGKLSASYSPSYVSSGTILWSNIPACFLMGICQIIHIGELHIPVTIGYCGTLSSYSAIINELFDHSTSTTYYPNRAYGIMEFLSVIVVELTSSMGSLLIGTRFAEEYLTSKKMVSFLNKYVYPITYIFGIPITIVMIVLSGVYSNFSREFLVGSLFSIFGVYLRFYLSKINPKFTIPWGTFIANQVASLIVAVLDLVLTSRKNIVQSKNGRRVLKGLSSGFCSGLSTMSTFMAEGRKIKLKFVLIYYFITIFTSYSIFIIILGSYKWTVGLN